A section of the Roseivirga sp. BDSF3-8 genome encodes:
- a CDS encoding pinensin family lanthipeptide, protein MKNKKLRIEDLSVKSFITAANEIRGGLARVISEEQEVSGGGGGFCGTEDVGCEESNHNCFGA, encoded by the coding sequence ATGAAAAATAAGAAACTGAGAATCGAAGACCTTTCTGTAAAGAGTTTTATCACAGCGGCTAATGAGATCCGCGGCGGCCTGGCCAGGGTCATTTCCGAAGAGCAGGAAGTAAGCGGCGGAGGCGGCGGCTTCTGCGGCACTGAAGACGTAGGCTGCGAGGAGTCTAACCACAACTGCTTCGGCGCCTGA
- a CDS encoding pinensin family lanthipeptide, translated as MKKMRLNDLKLSSFVTGMEANISKTAKGGGKTDQNDTNCSAVDICPTARCTALC; from the coding sequence ATGAAGAAGATGAGACTGAACGACCTGAAACTGAGCAGTTTTGTAACAGGAATGGAAGCAAACATTTCTAAAACAGCTAAAGGTGGAGGAAAAACTGACCAGAACGACACTAACTGTTCTGCAGTGGATATCTGTCCTACCGCTCGTTGTACGGCTCTTTGCTAA
- a CDS encoding pinensin family lanthipeptide: MKKMKLNELKLKSFVTRMDVNVSKTAKGGAETDLQDTNCSAVDKCPSGRGCTIVEC, translated from the coding sequence ATGAAAAAGATGAAACTGAATGAGCTGAAGCTCAAGAGCTTTGTAACACGTATGGATGTTAATGTTTCTAAAACTGCCAAAGGCGGAGCAGAAACTGACCTTCAGGATACTAACTGCTCTGCAGTAGATAAGTGTCCTTCAGGACGTGGTTGCACTATTGTTGAGTGCTAA
- a CDS encoding pinensin family lanthipeptide: protein MKKMKLNDLKLKSFVTGIENNTVQTAKGGAPKKETGLNDPNCSWIDACPTLRGCTIDTCI, encoded by the coding sequence ATGAAAAAGATGAAACTAAACGACCTGAAGCTAAAAAGCTTCGTGACCGGAATTGAGAACAACACCGTTCAAACTGCCAAAGGTGGTGCTCCTAAGAAAGAAACCGGCCTCAATGATCCTAACTGTTCTTGGATCGACGCGTGCCCTACCCTTCGCGGTTGCACCATCGATACGTGTATCTGA